Proteins encoded in a region of the Coffea eugenioides isolate CCC68of chromosome 4, Ceug_1.0, whole genome shotgun sequence genome:
- the LOC113769317 gene encoding uncharacterized protein LOC113769317: MSVAEYEIQFTKLSRFAPELIATEQRRVRRFVQGLNVELQESLAAVRIDTFADAVERAQRVEVARAQVKSFQAKKRFNPSSSREPTYGNTPPAKVGRGTGGVTSPGAPRGALARGTGARNAGGRNNGTRGGPIGRAQPRNTSQGGRAIIPQTTCAYCKKLGHNMDSCWKRQGKCLKCGSSEHQISGCPKMQEGTTSNARPNTSGGSRPTVPARVYAIGDQPVPDSSEVVEGTLPIFHRLAKVLIDPGATHSFVNPSFMSGIDVQPVKLPFDLEVRTPMGNKNVITSLAYKNCEFWIGERKMLVDLISLDIQGYDVIIGMDFLGHHHAKLDCRAKVVEFCIPGEATLRLDVKGRLASSAMISGIRARKMLSKGAQGFLAFLINAPSDQLKLEDVPVVREFPDVFPEELRTLPPEREVEFKIDLMPGTAPISKTPYRMAPAELKELKIQLQDLLEKGFVKESDSP; the protein is encoded by the coding sequence atgagtgtcgccgaatatgaaatCCAGTTCACAAAGTTATCCCGCTTTGCACCTGAGTTGATAGCCACCGAACAGAGGCGTGTtcggaggtttgtgcagggtTTGAATGTGGAACTACAGGAAAGTTTAGCCGCCGTGAGGATAGATACTTTCGCAGATGCTGTCGAAAGAGCTCAGAGAGTTGAAGTAGCTAGAGCTCAAGTGAAATCTTTTCAGGCTAAAAAAAGATTTAACCCCAGCAGTAGTCGAGAGCCGACGTATGGAAATACTCCACCGGCTAAAGTGGGCCGAGGTACAGGCGGAGTGACTAGTCCCGGAGCACCGCGAGGTGCATTAGCAAGGGGAACCGGGGCAAGGAATGCAGGGGGAAGAAACAATGGAACTAGAGGGGGACCGATTGGAAGAGCACAACCTAGGAATACCTCACAAGGAGGCCGAGCCATAATTCCCCAAACGACTTGTGCATATTGTAAGAAACTTGGTCATAATATGGATAGCTGTTGGAAAAGGCAAGGAAAGTGCCTGAAATGCGGAAGTAGCGAGCACCAAATTTCTGGGTGTCCAAAAATGCAGGAAGGGACTACTTCGAATGCTAGACCAAACACCTCTGGAGGGAGCCGGCCGACAGTTCCTGCCAGAGTGTATGCTATAGGTGACCAACCtgtacctgattcctcggaaGTGGTGGAAGGTACACTTCCAATTTTTCATCGATTAGCTAAAGTGTTAATTGACCCTGGTGCAACCCATTCATTCGTTAATCCATCCTTTATGTCTGGAATAGATGTGCAACCTGTTAAATTACCTTTCGATCTTGAAGTTAGAACACCCATGGGTAATAAGAATGTAATCACTAGTCTGGCTTATAAGAATTGTgaattctggattggagagcgTAAAATGCTAGTGGATTTGATCAGTCTGGATATACAGGGTTACGATGTTAtaataggaatggattttctagGCCATCATCATGCTAAACTTGACTGCCGAGCGAAAGTGGTGGAATTTTGTATACCTGGTGAAGCAACCCTGAGGTTAGATGTCAAGGGTAGGTTAGCATCATCTGCTATGATCTCAGGAATTCGAGCAAGGAAAATGTTGTctaaaggagcgcaaggtttTCTAGCCTTTTTGATAAACGCTCCCAGTGATCAATTGAAGTTGGAGGATGTACCAGTAGTacgggaatttccggatgtttTTCCCGAAGAGCTAAGGACTCTACCGCCGGAAAGAGAAGTGGAATTTAAGATTGACTTGATGCCTGGAACGGCTCCAATTTCTAAGACCCCAtatcgaatggctcctgccgagctaaaagaattgaaaattcaattacagGACCTGTTGGAGAAGGGTTTTGTGAAGGAGAGTGATTCCCCATAG